One window of Ailuropoda melanoleuca isolate Jingjing chromosome 3, ASM200744v2, whole genome shotgun sequence genomic DNA carries:
- the FBLL1 gene encoding rRNA/tRNA 2'-O-methyltransferase fibrillarin-like protein 1 has product MKSASSSRGGGKGGGGDGGPGGKGGFGARARVFGGGRGRGRGGGDSRDRGGSGQRRGGVGKNKNRRRKCVNIVSVEPHRHEGVFIYRGAEDALVTLNMVPGHSVYGERRVTVTEGGVKQEYRTWNPFRSKLAAAILGGVDQIHIKPKSKVLYLGAASGTTVSHVSDIIGPDGLVYAVEFSHRAGRDLVNVAKKRTNIIPVLEDARHPLKYRMLIGMVDVIFADVAQPDQSRIVALNAHTFLRNGGHFLISIKANCIDSTASAEAVFASEVRKLQQENLKPQEQLTLEPYERDHAVVVGVYRPIPKSGSK; this is encoded by the exons ATGAAGTCTGCCTCAAGCTCGCGCGGGG GAGGCAAGGGAGGAGGCGGCGATGGCGGCCCTGGGGGCAAGGGCGGCTTTGGGGCGCGGGCGCGTGTCTTTGGAGGCGGTCGGGGCCGGGGGCGTGGAGGGGGGGACAGTAGGGACCGTGGTGGCAGCGGGCAGCGGCGCGGCGGTGTGGGCAAAAATAAAAACCGCCGCAGGAAGTGTGTCAATATTGTGTCGGTGGAGCCACACAGGCATGAGGGTGTCTTCATCTACCGTGGAGCGGAGGACGCGCTGGTAACACTGAATATGGTGCCGGGCCACTCGGTGTATGGCGAGCGGCGGGTCACGGTGACCGAGGGCGGTGTGAAACAAGAGTACCGCACATGGAACCCCTTCCGCTCCAAGCTGGCAGCGGCCATCCTGGGCGGGGTCGACCAGATCCACATCAAACCCAAGTCCAAAGTGCTGTACCTGGGCGCTGCCTCAGGGACTACCGTCTCTCATGTCTCCGACATCATCGGCCCGGACGGCCTGGTCTATGCAGTTGAGTTCTCCCACCGGGCCGGCCGTGATCTGGTTAATGTGGCCAAGAAGCGAACCAACATCATCCCGGTTCTCGAAGATGCCCGACACCCGCTCAAGTACCGCATGCTTATAGGAATGGTGGATGTGATCTTTGCGGATGTGGCCCAGCCTGACCAGTCCCGTATAGTGGCTCTGAATGCCCACACCTTCCTGCGCAACGGGGGCCACTTTCTCATTTCCATCAAGGCCAACTGCATCGACTCCACGGCCTCCGCTGAGGCGGTGTTTGCTTCTGAGGTGAGGAAGTTGCAGCAGGAGAACTTGAAGCCTCAGGAGCAGCTGACGCTGGAGCCCTACGAGAGGGACCACGCTGTGGTCGTCGGGGTCTACCGGCCCATTCCCAAGAGCGGCAGCAAGTAG